The following are encoded in a window of Limibacter armeniacum genomic DNA:
- a CDS encoding BatD family protein produces the protein MVYSRIQSCDCSVLRYLAAALLIVVLYFFGGEAQAQQASIELGKTEIGKNENFQITLKVTNGKLRDYKGFPEISGFRKGRPSSSSSTTIINGQVSTSQSIIQYYSPTKEGTFTLKAFSMKVNDETVSSPGAQIKVGPPVQRNAYDPFADFWGNPWGNRKNQKQEFVDVPDDAFFAVTTDKNTVYRGEGFTMDISFYVAVNNRADMDFYKLGEQLNDILKEVKPKNCWEENFNIESINPEYVMINGRSYRQYKIHEATYYPLNTQDINIPSVGLKMIKYKVAKQPSFFGRNQQKDFKTFSSKTKRVKVKPLPEHPKKGEVSVGNYRLSENKVETTHETGKSFLYKFTIRGEGNISAIPEPQLKETEDFIFYPPNVTQNINRANGKVYGTKTFEYYIEPQEPGKFNLKDYMSWTYFNTRKGTYETLEPSVSIEVTGKSLRDANIARTDLGGFYENIDEHNNKLYSREDYGWQKILTNAVFGILLLVTALVVFKK, from the coding sequence ATGGTGTATAGCAGAATTCAGTCATGTGATTGCAGTGTTCTAAGATACTTGGCTGCAGCTCTACTCATTGTGGTATTGTATTTTTTTGGGGGAGAAGCACAGGCCCAACAAGCTTCCATCGAGTTGGGAAAAACGGAAATAGGCAAAAACGAAAACTTTCAGATCACACTGAAAGTAACCAATGGGAAACTAAGGGACTATAAAGGCTTCCCTGAGATTTCAGGTTTTAGAAAAGGAAGACCTTCTTCTTCTTCAAGCACTACGATTATCAATGGGCAAGTTTCAACCTCACAGAGCATTATTCAATATTATTCTCCTACTAAGGAAGGCACTTTTACACTGAAAGCATTTTCAATGAAGGTGAATGATGAAACTGTCAGCTCACCTGGTGCACAAATTAAGGTAGGGCCTCCTGTACAAAGAAATGCATATGATCCGTTCGCTGATTTTTGGGGAAACCCTTGGGGGAATCGCAAGAATCAGAAGCAAGAGTTTGTTGACGTACCTGATGATGCATTCTTTGCTGTAACTACGGATAAAAATACTGTATATAGAGGTGAGGGTTTTACCATGGATATCTCTTTCTATGTGGCAGTGAATAACCGTGCCGATATGGATTTCTATAAATTGGGAGAGCAGTTGAATGATATCCTGAAAGAGGTAAAACCAAAGAACTGTTGGGAGGAAAACTTCAATATTGAGTCAATCAATCCTGAATATGTGATGATCAACGGGCGGTCATACCGTCAGTACAAGATTCATGAAGCTACTTATTATCCACTCAATACACAGGACATCAATATACCGAGTGTAGGTCTGAAGATGATTAAGTATAAAGTAGCCAAACAGCCTTCTTTCTTTGGCCGTAACCAGCAAAAAGACTTTAAGACATTTTCCTCAAAGACTAAAAGAGTAAAGGTAAAACCACTACCTGAGCATCCGAAAAAAGGCGAAGTGAGTGTAGGTAATTACCGATTGTCTGAGAACAAGGTTGAGACTACGCATGAGACAGGTAAGAGTTTTCTATACAAGTTCACAATTCGTGGAGAGGGAAACATCTCAGCGATTCCAGAGCCACAACTGAAGGAAACAGAAGATTTTATCTTCTATCCGCCAAATGTTACTCAGAATATCAATAGAGCGAATGGAAAGGTTTACGGGACTAAGACTTTCGAATATTATATAGAACCACAGGAACCAGGTAAGTTCAACTTGAAAGACTATATGAGTTGGACATATTTTAACACTAGAAAAGGGACATATGAAACATTGGAACCTAGTGTTTCAATAGAAGTGACGGGGAAAAGTCTTCGTGATGCGAATATAGCCCGTACTGATCTTGGTGGCTTCTATGAAAATATAGATGAACACAACAACAAGTTGTATAGTAGAGAGGATTACGGATGGCAGAAGATCTTAACCAATGCAGTTTTTGGAATTCTTCTGTTGGTAACTGCTCTAGTAGTTTTTAAAAAATAA
- the mnmA gene encoding tRNA 2-thiouridine(34) synthase MnmA has product MAKRVVVGLSGGVDSSVSAYLLKEQGYEVIGLFMINWHDGSVTINGECPWIDDSNDALLVAQKLGIPFQTIDLSKQYKERIVDYMFDEYEKGRTPNPDVLCNREIKFDVFMDAAMKLGADYVATGHYCRKSETTDAEGNTVYQLKAGKDGNKDQSYFLCQLTQEQLSKALFPIGELMKPEVREIAKELDLVTAEKKDSQGLCFIGKVKLPDFLKQQLLPVEGNIVEVAVDADKYQYIDPETLPFEERIQKLKFMTAPYDYEPTDGKVVGRHQGAHYYTIGQRKGLGVGGTKLPLFVIATDTKQNVVYTGQGDEHPGLNRIGLYIAEEDIHWIREDMKLEVGESMRFETRIRYRQPLEMATLYREADGLYIIFDNPQKGIAAGQFAAWYKDEELIGSGVIGS; this is encoded by the coding sequence ATGGCAAAAAGAGTAGTAGTGGGTCTCTCAGGAGGAGTTGACTCAAGTGTTTCAGCCTATTTGCTCAAAGAGCAAGGCTATGAAGTGATCGGTCTTTTCATGATCAACTGGCATGATGGAAGCGTGACCATCAATGGTGAATGTCCTTGGATTGATGACAGCAACGATGCGTTGCTTGTTGCTCAGAAACTAGGTATTCCATTCCAAACCATCGATCTAAGCAAGCAGTACAAGGAACGTATTGTTGATTATATGTTCGATGAATACGAAAAAGGACGTACGCCAAACCCTGATGTACTTTGTAACAGGGAAATCAAGTTTGATGTATTCATGGATGCAGCCATGAAACTGGGTGCCGACTATGTAGCAACAGGTCACTATTGCCGCAAAAGCGAAACCACGGATGCTGAAGGCAATACCGTTTACCAACTGAAAGCAGGCAAGGATGGCAACAAGGATCAAAGTTATTTCCTTTGTCAGTTGACACAGGAGCAACTATCCAAAGCACTTTTCCCGATTGGTGAACTGATGAAACCTGAAGTAAGAGAAATTGCCAAGGAACTTGATCTTGTTACTGCCGAAAAGAAAGACTCACAGGGATTGTGTTTTATCGGAAAGGTAAAACTACCTGATTTCTTAAAGCAACAACTGTTACCTGTAGAAGGCAACATTGTGGAAGTTGCGGTAGATGCTGACAAGTATCAATATATCGATCCCGAAACCCTACCATTTGAAGAGCGTATTCAGAAGCTGAAATTTATGACAGCTCCATATGATTACGAACCAACTGATGGCAAAGTAGTCGGTAGACATCAAGGTGCTCATTACTATACTATCGGGCAAAGAAAAGGGCTAGGTGTCGGTGGAACCAAACTCCCTTTGTTTGTCATTGCAACAGACACCAAACAGAATGTGGTTTATACTGGTCAAGGTGATGAACATCCGGGACTAAACCGAATCGGTCTGTACATCGCTGAAGAAGATATCCACTGGATAAGGGAAGATATGAAGCTGGAAGTAGGTGAATCTATGCGCTTTGAGACCCGAATCCGTTACCGTCAACCTCTGGAAATGGCAACGCTCTACAGAGAGGCGGATGGTTTGTATATTATCTTTGACAACCCTCAAAAAGGTATCGCAGCTGGACAATTTGCTGCCTGGTATAAGGATGAAGAGCTAATCGGATCTGGTGTAATTGGTTCGTGA
- the queG gene encoding tRNA epoxyqueuosine(34) reductase QueG, producing the protein MANDIQRQRYSQMIKQKAADMGFDYCGIAQAGFLEEEARGLEKWLSEGMHGEMGYMANHFDKRLDPTKLVPGAKSVVVLMYNYYPEKDVAKDDSYKIAKYAYGEDYHFVIKRKLKDLVKYIHEEIGEVEGRVFVDSAPVMERQWAQKAGVGWIGKNSLLLNKQMGSFFFLSELIIDLDLVPDGPVKDYCGTCTRCIDACPTDAIVDAGVVDGSKCISYFTIELKDAIPKEVEGKFDNWIFGCDICQDVCPWNRFSKSHQELDFAPSPKLDEMSRADWEEITEEVFKELFRKSAVKRTKLAGLKRNIDFVKPKGQ; encoded by the coding sequence ATGGCAAATGATATTCAAAGGCAACGGTATTCACAAATGATCAAGCAGAAAGCGGCTGACATGGGATTTGATTACTGTGGGATTGCTCAGGCAGGTTTTCTGGAAGAAGAGGCGAGAGGGCTTGAGAAGTGGCTTTCAGAAGGAATGCATGGTGAAATGGGCTATATGGCTAATCATTTTGATAAGCGTTTGGATCCGACAAAGTTGGTACCAGGAGCCAAGTCTGTTGTTGTGTTGATGTATAACTATTATCCAGAAAAGGATGTGGCGAAGGATGATAGTTACAAAATTGCAAAGTATGCATACGGAGAAGATTATCACTTTGTCATTAAGCGTAAGCTGAAAGATTTGGTCAAGTACATTCATGAGGAAATCGGTGAAGTGGAAGGCAGGGTGTTTGTAGATTCGGCTCCCGTGATGGAAAGACAATGGGCACAGAAGGCAGGAGTCGGTTGGATAGGTAAAAACAGCCTTTTGCTGAATAAGCAGATGGGAAGTTTCTTTTTCCTTTCTGAGCTGATTATTGATCTTGATCTAGTACCTGATGGACCAGTAAAAGATTACTGTGGGACATGTACACGCTGCATCGATGCTTGTCCTACAGATGCGATTGTGGATGCTGGAGTTGTGGATGGAAGTAAATGTATCTCATATTTTACCATAGAACTGAAGGATGCTATTCCGAAAGAAGTAGAAGGGAAGTTTGATAATTGGATATTCGGATGTGATATCTGTCAGGATGTGTGTCCGTGGAACCGGTTTTCAAAATCTCATCAGGAGCTGGACTTCGCTCCATCACCCAAATTGGATGAAATGAGTAGGGCTGACTGGGAGGAAATTACAGAAGAAGTATTCAAGGAACTGTTCAGAAAATCAGCAGTGAAACGGACGAAGCTGGCGGGATTGAAACGAAACATAGACTTTGTAAAGCCAAAAGGGCAATAA
- the pruA gene encoding L-glutamate gamma-semialdehyde dehydrogenase, with product MPKGFYNVPKATNEPVKSYAPGTPERAELKAMIEQMRSEVIEIPMYIGADEVKTEDVRNFTSPHDHQRVIGKYHFGDKSHVEQAINAALGAKEMWAELSWEHRASIFLKAADLAAGPYRAKLNAATVLGQSKTAFQAEIDSACEFIDFLRFNVQYMTGIYKEQPESSPGIWNRLEQRPLEGFIFALTPFNFTAIAGNLPAAPAMMGNTVVWKPSDDQIYSANVLMQLFKEAGLPDGVINLVYSDGPEAGEVIFNHPEFAGLHFTGSTGVFQHLWKTIGENISKYKSYPRIVGETGGKDYILAHKSADAKALATAIVRGSFEFQGQKCSAASRVYVPRNLWAEVEGYVKADIEDIISNRMGSPEDFKNFFSAVINERSFDKIAGYIDRAKESDKAAVIAGGGYDKSKGYFVEPTVIKAEDPFYESMKEEIFGPVVTVYVYDEEYFDEAIYLVNETSPYALTGAIFSQDRYAIDYAAKKLVNTAGNFYINDKPTGAVVGQQPFGGGRGSGTNDKAGSMLNLLRWVSPRTIKETFVPPTDYKYPFMDKE from the coding sequence ATGCCGAAAGGATTTTATAATGTACCGAAAGCGACAAACGAGCCTGTAAAAAGCTACGCTCCGGGTACTCCCGAAAGAGCCGAGCTTAAGGCAATGATTGAGCAGATGCGTTCTGAAGTGATCGAAATTCCAATGTACATTGGTGCAGATGAAGTGAAGACAGAAGATGTAAGAAACTTCACTTCTCCTCATGACCACCAAAGAGTGATTGGAAAATACCACTTCGGTGATAAGTCACATGTGGAGCAGGCGATTAATGCAGCACTTGGCGCAAAAGAAATGTGGGCAGAGTTGTCATGGGAGCATAGAGCTTCTATCTTCCTGAAAGCGGCTGATCTTGCGGCAGGTCCATACAGAGCAAAACTAAATGCGGCAACGGTATTGGGACAGTCAAAAACGGCATTCCAAGCGGAGATCGATTCAGCTTGTGAATTTATTGACTTCCTTCGTTTCAACGTACAATACATGACGGGGATCTATAAGGAGCAGCCAGAATCGTCACCAGGTATCTGGAACAGACTGGAGCAGCGTCCTTTGGAAGGCTTTATTTTTGCCTTGACTCCATTCAACTTTACAGCGATTGCGGGTAACCTTCCTGCGGCTCCTGCAATGATGGGTAACACTGTAGTTTGGAAACCTTCTGATGACCAAATCTACTCAGCAAATGTACTGATGCAACTGTTCAAGGAAGCAGGACTTCCTGACGGTGTAATCAACTTAGTATATTCTGATGGCCCTGAGGCGGGTGAAGTAATTTTCAATCACCCAGAGTTTGCAGGTCTTCACTTCACAGGTTCCACAGGCGTATTCCAGCACCTGTGGAAAACAATTGGTGAAAACATCAGCAAATACAAGTCATATCCTAGAATTGTAGGTGAGACAGGTGGTAAGGATTATATCTTGGCACACAAATCAGCAGATGCGAAAGCTTTGGCTACTGCGATTGTTAGAGGTTCATTTGAGTTCCAAGGACAGAAGTGTTCTGCTGCTTCTAGGGTTTATGTACCTCGTAACCTATGGGCTGAAGTAGAAGGCTATGTGAAAGCAGATATCGAAGATATCATTAGCAATCGCATGGGTTCTCCTGAGGATTTCAAAAACTTCTTCTCTGCTGTAATCAACGAGCGTTCATTCGACAAGATCGCAGGTTACATTGACAGAGCGAAAGAGTCTGACAAAGCAGCGGTAATTGCTGGTGGTGGATATGACAAGTCTAAAGGTTACTTTGTTGAGCCAACAGTAATCAAAGCAGAAGATCCATTCTATGAGTCAATGAAAGAGGAAATCTTCGGTCCAGTTGTAACGGTTTACGTTTATGACGAAGAGTACTTCGATGAGGCAATCTACTTGGTGAACGAGACTTCTCCATATGCCTTGACTGGTGCTATCTTCTCACAAGACAGATACGCAATTGATTATGCAGCCAAGAAATTGGTGAATACAGCGGGTAACTTCTACATCAATGACAAGCCAACAGGTGCTGTTGTAGGTCAGCAGCCATTTGGTGGAGGTAGAGGTTCAGGTACTAACGACAAAGCTGGTTCTATGTTGAACCTGTTGCGTTGGGTATCTCCTCGTACAATCAAGGAAACATTTGTTCCTCCAACCGATTACAAATATCCATTTATGGATAAAGAGTAG
- a CDS encoding LTA synthase family protein, translating to MAYNWDKTIEYPITDWFLAMLNGARMDMAMAGYITLLPGLIIALTVGIKGSFIRPVINFYTLLWMLISAFLVAVDMELYRHWGFRLDATPLNYIGGDNNLTNVAPIGTTLKLIPILLLTVWVGFRFYLRVVAKQFNLLSPINWVKGLAFIILTALLIVPIRSSFDVAPMNIGFVYFHKQPYPNHSAINVVWNAFYSLTKFNKTRYPNNYFDKENTEQIFTDLYKDNGTTTKLLKTDRPNIILIVWESLNAQIVEELGPEKGVTPQLSKLIKEGVLFSNFYATGDRTDKGIPGVLSSYPSQPKTAIIKFNNKLETMDFLSMDLRKHGYDTEFIFGNDVNFANFNSYFNIAGFEKVIHKLDFPQELWTTKWGVHDEHVFKRILDELNTKPQDKPFFLTTLTISSHEPFDVPLEPKAFPGEDKTNMFLNSYYYTDKCVGEFISEAKKQPWWDNTLVIITGDHGALYKDDIQYYSRERYQIPMVWTGGALAVQDTVVSKYGSQTDIATTVLHQLDINKRYKFGKNLLSSESNNFAFYTLNDGYGFVSDSLELIYDNVGKQYIVNKGTENSDTLNIPKAYMQSIYTDFNNRGNEVLIKK from the coding sequence ATGGCATATAACTGGGACAAGACAATCGAATATCCTATAACAGATTGGTTCCTTGCCATGCTAAACGGTGCACGTATGGATATGGCAATGGCGGGATATATTACATTGCTTCCAGGTCTTATTATAGCGTTGACTGTGGGAATTAAAGGGAGTTTTATCAGACCTGTCATTAATTTCTACACACTACTCTGGATGCTGATTTCGGCATTTTTAGTAGCAGTTGATATGGAATTGTATCGACATTGGGGATTCAGACTAGATGCTACGCCACTGAACTATATAGGAGGGGACAATAACCTAACAAACGTAGCCCCAATAGGTACTACATTAAAGTTGATCCCTATTCTTCTATTAACTGTTTGGGTAGGATTCAGATTTTATTTGCGAGTGGTGGCTAAACAATTCAATCTACTATCACCAATCAATTGGGTGAAGGGATTGGCCTTTATCATACTAACTGCACTACTTATTGTCCCAATCCGAAGCAGTTTTGATGTGGCTCCAATGAATATTGGATTTGTCTACTTTCATAAACAGCCATACCCAAACCACTCAGCAATCAATGTAGTTTGGAACGCCTTTTACTCACTGACCAAATTCAACAAGACTCGCTATCCTAATAATTACTTTGACAAGGAAAACACGGAACAAATATTTACCGATCTGTATAAAGATAATGGAACAACGACCAAACTGCTTAAGACTGACCGTCCTAATATCATCCTTATCGTCTGGGAAAGTTTGAACGCACAGATTGTAGAAGAGTTGGGGCCTGAAAAAGGTGTCACACCACAATTAAGCAAACTAATTAAAGAAGGTGTCTTGTTCTCTAATTTCTATGCAACTGGAGACCGAACTGACAAGGGAATACCGGGAGTTTTGAGTAGCTATCCAAGTCAGCCTAAAACAGCCATTATCAAGTTTAACAACAAGCTTGAAACAATGGATTTCCTTAGCATGGACTTAAGAAAACATGGTTACGATACTGAATTTATTTTCGGTAATGATGTCAACTTTGCCAACTTCAATTCCTATTTCAATATCGCTGGATTTGAAAAGGTTATTCACAAACTGGACTTTCCACAGGAACTTTGGACAACGAAATGGGGCGTACACGATGAGCATGTATTCAAAAGAATCTTAGATGAGCTGAATACTAAACCACAGGACAAACCTTTCTTCTTGACTACTTTGACTATCAGTAGCCACGAACCATTTGATGTTCCTTTAGAGCCTAAAGCTTTTCCGGGAGAAGATAAAACAAACATGTTTTTAAACTCCTATTACTATACTGACAAATGTGTAGGTGAATTTATCTCTGAAGCCAAAAAGCAACCTTGGTGGGATAATACGTTAGTGATTATCACTGGAGATCATGGCGCCTTATACAAGGATGACATCCAATATTACTCAAGAGAACGCTACCAGATCCCGATGGTTTGGACAGGAGGCGCATTGGCTGTTCAGGACACTGTAGTCAGTAAATACGGTTCTCAAACAGATATTGCTACTACCGTTCTCCACCAATTGGATATCAATAAGCGATACAAATTCGGTAAAAACCTACTATCCTCTGAGTCAAACAACTTTGCATTCTATACTTTAAATGATGGTTACGGGTTTGTTTCAGACTCTCTTGAATTGATTTATGACAATGTTGGTAAACAATATATTGTCAACAAGGGAACTGAGAATAGCGATACACTCAATATCCCGAAAGCCTATATGCAAAGCATCTATACAGACTTTAACAATAGAGGCAACGAAGTGTTGATAAAGAAATAA